In one Populus nigra chromosome 12, ddPopNigr1.1, whole genome shotgun sequence genomic region, the following are encoded:
- the LOC133670077 gene encoding uncharacterized protein LOC133670077 gives MRAGPDEKTRRERRKEDRKMTTQKKHESWVQHQQFKKQRRAEENKRKFGNSKAKYVNKSKNLKEKEDMQVDSTNSRRNQSPEEKNVPTKMERKLGLLGHSGSNAPKTVKEKKGMKRNLKTKFEEYLEIDTKDACAEEDLEMERRLAKKLKLKDGKLKRMDDEMDMLLEGIPSVLDSFDKGEVPDANQFPIEGVEDTTSDKKHKKHKKKKSSKESSEDGSEDVMGAISELQESLGAEVGLEEGASETPSHNRNKKKSKRKQDMAGDMTIGVSDPVETHDAEAVLQETSKKAPAVASSIKYVAPHLRSLAGNESEEYIQIRRRVRGLLNRLSESNVESITGEMATIFRSTIRSVSTQIIINEVLAACSGGPRGNEQYAAVFASFVTGLACSVGMDFSAKFMASLAKAFEDECLKEDNISLRNLTLLLSYLCIFGVCSSDLIYDLLITLSKRLREIDVSTILTVLNCCGMKIRSDDPTAMKNFIQSVQNRVNELKASSVEGQANINGKRMEFMLETIFDIKNNKKRPKEETAPHARIKKWLQKLRVEEILIRGLKWSKLLDPDNKGQWWLLGGMAAKTDNVQEVANTIDKDVLEAQKMLQLASSQRMNTDARKAIFCIIMSGEDYIDAFEKLLRLDLVGKQDREIMRVIVECCLQEKIFNKYYTTLASKLCEHDKNHKFTLQFCIWDHFKELESMQLLRSMHLAKFIAEMVGSFTLSLAVLKSVELSDVTQLTPKRIMHFRMLFEALFEYPDEIIWNSLTRVAVSPELETLRHGIEFFIREYVVKTNKAFANKFKISKKALNNTEGVLM, from the exons ATGA GGGCAGGGCCTGATGAGAAGACACGCCGAGAAAGGCGAAAAGAAGATAGAAAAATGACAACTCAGAAAAAACATGAATCTTGGGTTCAACATCAG caatttaaaaaacagaggagagctgaagaaaataagagaaaatttgGAAATTCAAAGGCAAAATATGTGAAcaaatcaaagaacttgaaagagaaagaagataTGCAAGTAGATTCTACTAACTCGAGGAGAAATCAGAGTCCAGAGGAAAAGAATGTGCCAACAAAAATGGAAAGGAAATTGGGCTTGTTGGGACATAGTGGTTCCAATGCTCCAAAGacagtgaaagaaaaaaagggcatGAAGAGGAATTTGAAAACGAAGTTTGAAGAGTATCTTGAAATAGACACGAAAGATGCTTGTGCTGAAGAAGATTTGGAAATGGAAAGGAGACTTGCTAAGAAACTCAAATTAAAGGATGGAAAATTGAAGAGGATGGATGATGAAATGGACATGTTACTCGAGGGAATACCATCTGTgcttgattcttttgataaaggGGAAGTCCCAGATGCTAACCAGTTTCCCATTGAGGGAGTTGAGGATACAACTTCTGATAAGAAACATAAGAAACATAAGAAGAAAAAGTCTTCGAAGGAATCTTCAGAAGATGGGAGTGAGGATGTGATGGGAGCAATTTCTGAGCTGCAGGAAAGCTTAGGTGCAGAAGTGGGGCTTGAAGAAGGTGCCAGTGAGACACCTTCacataatagaaacaaaaagaagtcAAAGCGAAAGCAAGACATGGCAGGAGACATGACAATTGGTGTATCTGACCCAGTAGAGACCCATGATGCGGAGGCCGTGCTGCAGGAAACTTCTAAGAAGGCGCCTGCAGTGGCCAGTAGTATAAAATATGTTGCTCCACACTTGAGATCTCTTGCAGGGAATGAGTCAGAAGAATATATTCAAATCCGTAGACGGGTCCGAG GTCTACTGAATAGGCTATCTGAATCCAATGTGGAATCAATTACAGGCGAAATGGCTACCATCTTCCGT TCCACTATTCGCAGTGTCAGTACTCAGATTATCATTAATGAGGTGTTGGCAGCATGTTCTGGTGGTCCTCGTGGCAATGAACA GTATGCTGCTGTTTTTGCATCTTTTGTTACTGGCTTGGCTTGCTCTGTTGGGATGGACTTCAGTGCAAAGTTCATGGCATCGCTAGCTAAAGCTTTTGAG GATGAGTGCCTCAAAGAAGACAATATTTCCTTGCGTAATCTCACTCTTCTACTCTCCTATTTATGCATATTTGGAGTTTGCTCAAG TGATCTGATATATGACCTCCTAATCACGCTGAGCAAGCGTTTGAGAGAGATTGATGTCTCCACTATCTTGACAGTTTTAAATT GCTGTGGGATGAAAATAAGGAGTGATGATCCCACTGCAATGAAGAACTTCATCCAGAGTGTACAGAACAGAGTGAATGAGCTGAAGGCCTCCTCTGTTGAAGGCCAGGCAAATATAAATGGAAAAAGA ATGGAGTTTATGCTTGAAACcatatttgatatcaaaaacaacaagaaaaggcCCAAGGAGGAAACTGCACCTCATGCGCGGATAAAAAAGTGGCTACAGAAG TTAAGAGTTGAAGAAATTCTCATTAGAGGGCTAAAATGGAGCAAGCTGCTTGATCCTGACAACAAGGGCCAGTGGTGGCTGTTAGGGGGTATGGCTGCCAAAACAGATAATGTTCAAGAGGTTGCCAATACGATTGACAAAGACGTTCTGGAAGCCCAAAAGATGCTACAGCTAGCTTCCTCACAGAGGATGAACACAGATGCCAGAAAAGCAATCTTTTGTATAATAATGAGTGGTGAGGACTACATCGATGCTTTTGAAAAGCTTCTGAGGCTGGACTTGGTTGGAAAGCAG GACAGAGAGATTATGCGAGTTATTGTTGAATGCTGTTTACAAGAAAAGATATTTAACAAGTATTACACTACCCTGGCTTCCAAGTTGTGTGAGCATGACAAAAACCACAAATTTACTTTACAG TTTTGCATTTGGGACCACTTCAAAGAGCTGGAGTCAATGCAGCTATTAAGATCAATGCACCTAGCAAAATTCATAGCAGAGATGGTTGGCTCTTTCACCCTCTCTCTTGCAGTTTTGAAGAGTGTAGAATTAAGTGATGTCACACAGCTAACCCCAAAAAGGATCATGCATTTTCGTATGCTGTTTGAGGCCTTGTTTGAGTATCCTGATGAGATTATATGGAACTCATTAACACGTGTTGCTGTCTCCCCTGAGCTAGAAACTCTCCGTCATGGCATTGAGTTCTTCATCAGGGAGTACGTTGTCAAAACTAACAAGGCCTTTGCAAACAAATTCAAGATTTCAAAGAAAGCCCTTAATAATACTGAAGGAGTCCTCATGTGA
- the LOC133669904 gene encoding blue copper protein 1a-like: MASRRVLAIFVLIAAIFPMTTLATEYIVGDESGWTLGFDYHAWAASKNFLVGDELVFKYPVGAHNVFKVNGTEFQNCIIPLADKALTSGDDVGDSGTLCADWWYDTIVLASPGKKWYVCGVGKHCELGGQKLAITVQSLAPTPSPAPSPLYAKPDEAVKGKRPFFTLCWW, from the exons ATGGCTTCTCGTCGTGTATTGGCGATCTTTGTTCTCATAGCTGCCATTTTTCCAATGACAACTTTGGCAACAGAGTACATAGTTGGGGACGAAAGTGGATGGACCTTAGGGTTTGATTATCATGCTTGGGCCGCGAGCAAGAACTTTCTTGTCGGTGACGAACTTG TTTTTAAATATCCCGTTGGTGCTCACAACGTGTTTAAAGTGAACGGAACTGAATTCCAGAACTGTATTATTCCACTGGCGGATAAGGCTCTGACTAGTGGAGATGATGTTGGGGATTCCGGCACCCTATGCGCGGACtggtggt ATGACACCATTGTTTTGGCTAGTCCGGGAAAGAAATGGTATGTTTGTGGAGTGGGCAAGCACTGTGAACTTGGTGGTCAAAAGCTTGCTATAACTGTGCAATCTTTGGCACCAACTCCAAGCCCTGCACCGTCGCCACTCTATGCTAAGCCTGATGAGGCGGTGAAAGGCAAGCGACCTTTCTTCACATTGTGTTGGTGGTGA
- the LOC133670164 gene encoding thioredoxin-like 1-1, chloroplastic, giving the protein MADVLSKTSLFVSSNVGNYQNQQQNSISVFAKSCKLKGFPLKAKPQALRSQITRSSSCSDFYGKRVAVLGNQSKPRRGYLCQASVVAQTGLRLKYAQKWWEKGLQPNVREVTSAQDLVDSLMNAGDKLVVVDFFSPGCGGCKALHPKLCQLAELNPDVQFLQVNYEEHKSMCYSLNVHVLPFFRLYRGAHGRLCSFSCTNATIKKFKDALAKHTPDRCSLGPTKGLEEKELAALAANKDLSFTYTPKKVQPAPVPAAEEEVVPATAASHSDGGLPPLPLTLPLPITSLKSAQDSEEKTLVISGR; this is encoded by the exons ATGGCAGATGTTTTAAGCAAAACAAGTCTATTTGTTTCTTCTAATGTTGGTAATTATCAAAACCAACAGCAAAATAGTATTTCTGTGTTTGCAAAAAGTTGCAAGCTTAAAGGGTTCCCTTTGAAGGCCAAACCACAGGCTTTGAGATCACAAATTACAAGATCTTCTTCTTGCAGTGATTTTTATGGCAAGAGGGTTGCTGTTCTAGGAAATCAAAGCAAACCCAGAAGAGGGTATCTTTGTCAAGCTTCGGTTGTGGCTCAG ACTGGCCTTAGACTTAAATATGCTCAAAAATGGTGGGAGAAAGGTCTGCAACCCAACGTGAGAGAGGTGACTTCTGCACAAGATCTTGTGGATTCCCTAATGAATGCCGGGGACAAACTTGTTGTCGTTGATTTCTTCTCCCCTGGATGTGGTGGCTGTAAAGCTCTCCATCCCAAG tTATGTCAATTGGCAGAGTTGAACCCAGATGTACAGTTTCTTCAAGTGAATTATGAGGAGCACAAATCCATGTGTTATAGCCTCAATGTCCATGTTTTACCTTTCTTCCGGTTATATCGAGGGGCTCATGGCCGGTTATGCAGCTTTAGCTGTACTAATGCCACG atcaagaaattcaaagatGCATTGGCCAAGCACACACCAGACCGATGCAGCCTTGGGCCAACAAAAGGGCTGGAGGAAAAAGAGCTTGCTGCACTGGCTGCTAACAAAGACCTCTCCTTCACCTATACACCCAAAAAAGTTCAACCTGCACCAGTCCCTGCAGCAGAGGAAGAGGTAGTACCAGCAACAGCCGCATCCCATTCAGACGGAGGCCTACCTCCTCTTCCTCTTACTCTTCCTCTTCCTATAACAAGCTTGAAGTCCGCTCAAGACTCAGAGGAGAAAACCCTAGTCATTTCTGGGAGATGA